The region CGCGTGACGAACAGGAGTTCCGTAACGGGCTGGCCGCTCTGGATGCCAGCATTGCCAGCTTGCAGAGAACTATAAAGCAGGACCTTAAGCgatgagacagacacacacagcgagGTAGTCTGAATCTATTCCAATGTAATAAAATAACCAATGTCTTTTTTTAGGTTTCTTTTTAATTGTACTTTATTTGAATGAAATGGCAAATGAAATAGTTGTTCTTTTTTCGTTAGTATTTATTCTTGACTTTAAAGACGGGTTACCTGAGAACTTCAGGAAAACGAAGCACACGCTTCAATGGGGCAGAAGGCCAtatgttgtgattctggatggccagacagCTAGCAACagtgacaagaaactgccatgtgttgtgattctggatggccagacagctagcaacaatgacaagaaactgccatgtgttgtgattctggatggcaacaatgacaagaaactgccatgtgttgtggttctggatggccagacagctagcaacaatgacaagaaactgccatgtgttgtgattctggatggccagacagctagcaacaatgacaagaaactgccatgtgttgtgattctggatggccagacagctagcaacaatgacaagaaactgccatgtgttgtgattctggatggccagacagctagcaacaatgacaagaaactgccatgtgttgtgattctggatggccagacagctagcaacaatgacaagaaactgccatgtgttgtgattctggatggccagacagctagcaacaatgacaagaaactgccatgtgttgtgattctggatggccagacagctagcaacaatgacaagaaactgccatgtgttgtggttctggatggccagacagctagcaacaatgacaagaaactgccatgtgttgtgattctggatggccagacagctagcaacaatgacaagaaactgccatgtgttgggattctggatggccagacagctagcaacaatgacacgATGCCATGTGGGAAATCGTAAGCGGCTCATTTTAGCTCGTTGTATTTGTTTTTATATCatgttttgactgatgtcacgTCAATGCTAGTATGGTTAAAACcccctagctagctaaccaacaactgtaatggtggatttgagagacaagtgctcattgtacaacttcatttatgttttcaataaacattggagaagAAATATAGTTGACATGTTATCAACAATCTATGCCAACCCCTATCTCTTTTGCCCCATAGCTGAGCACTTGTCGGTTTTTGATGCTTAACAACCAACCCATCATTTGAATTAAGGGAGAAGGAAAATATGATGTATTGaaaacaatgttctccctcctacaatgagtcagggtttaataacactgatacctaAAGCCTAAAAAACAAGTTCTGCTCATCCATAACTGGTGTCCATTTCTAACAATATCAGACTTGTATTAGACatacttgactactcagacctaataacCGAGGAGAGCTTCatattatttttagatttttataaagTATTTGACACAGTTGAGCATCAGTtcctcttccactcccttgagaAATGTGGCTTTGGGGATTTGTTCTGTAAGGCTATTAAGACTATACGAATGGTAACAGCTATATCAAACTGAAACatggcacctcacctagatttgagttaaagagaggaattaTGCAAGGTTGTCCGATCTCACCGTATCTattttattaatcacccaacttcttacaaattctttaaataatagtcctgtacaagTTATTTCCACAGCTGGTAAAGAAATGATGATAAGCCAGCTGGCTGATgatactacactttttctgaaagacgctAGTCAGATTTCTATATCGATCAATGTATATCTTAACATTAATAAATGTGAACTCATGGCTGTTAAAGAttgtgacaccttcatattatggtattccagtgAAAGAAGAACATccatatttaggcataaccattactAAGGATCAGAAGTATGGAGGCTTACTCAATTTGAACCCtcttgttaaaaaaaaaacaaaagaagctaaatcaatggctacagagggacttatccTTAAAAGGAAGAGTCCTACCCATTACATTagaaaccgtacccattacattaggaaaactgttgtaatgaagACTTATGAGTACGGTGGGCTGAATTTTCGAGACTTTGCTACCTTAATGAAAACTTCTTCGGGATCAGTGTTCCTTCCACGGGACGGTtaagctaatgtaggctaatgcgattaggatgaggttgtaagtaacaagaacatttcacaggacatagacatatctgatattggcagaaagcttaaattcttattAATCtatctgcactgtccaatttacagtagctataacagtgaaagaataccatgctattgttttagGAGAGTGCATAATTTTTAACATAAAaagttaataaacaaattaggcatatTTGGGCAGAAATGCAATGGCTcgttggatcagtctaaaacgttgccatctagtggccaaaatataTATTGCACCTGGACTGGattaatacattatggcctttctcttgcatttcaaagataatgGTAGAAGAAAAATACAGAAGaatggttgtttttttctttgtattatctttcaccaggtctattgtgttatattctcctacatcccttacacatttacacaaacttcaaagtgtttcctttcaaatggtaccaataatatgcatgtccttgcttcagggcctgagctacaggcagttagattggaGTATGTCATTTCAggagaaaattgaaaaaaaggggcggatccttaaataatacttttaagatcaattggatatAACAATTCATAAGAAGTTACACTTCCATGTGGAactttattcctcatcatgtcttctctacttttggtagCCTTAGCTTCATGTTGGTTTGCATTTATAATATttacaaagttccagtgaaactctGCAGGTCGGCAGGTTTTCTTCttatggtccttaatttataagcatacattttctccacacagatattatacaTGGAATAGTCGGGatggatatattgtataaaaatacttctttgtttttagaatattggttccgaaataatatcctattggtgagacAACTTGTAAATGCAGAGGGTATTTTACTTAATTCtaaggaattcttatcactttacaaaatccctgtaacacctaaagattttgcaattgttttagatgccgtTCCTCGGGGTTGCTTTATCattcaggaacgtgtcaagaCCTGACTAACCTTAAAAGGAAGCATCCTAAGATGAGTTTTTCTTTTAGTTCATCCAACAACAATAGAGCTATACAAGCCTTGTTTCCTAATTGTTTCCTTATCCAGtaatgccttattggaatggttTTATTGATAATGTCTcctggaaaaaagtttggatgttgccacacacatacctacttatTAACTAAATGAAGTATGTTTCTTTTTAAATGATTCATAAATACTATCCTGCCAACTACTATATGAAGAAGTAAAAAAACATAAACCCAGAAATTgtaccttttgtaatgaccacccagaaacagtgttgcttATTTTTGGGAATTGTATTCATGTAAGGAATCTGTGGCAAGACATCCGTAGATTTATAATTTATGAAGATTGTACACTCTTATGGAGAGATGTGCTGCTTGGATTCTTTATTTACGATAGAAATAAGTTGAAACAATTTTATGTAATTCATTTCCTTATtgttttggccaaatttcatattcccaaatgtaaatttacaaacaaaacaccaCATTTTATTACCCTGCAAAAATACATTGAACTATATTTTAAGACTATTAAATACAGTGCCAACAAAAAAGCTGTTATGAAAAAATAATTATAAATATGTGTGTATATGCCCCTTAAGGTTcttgtgtaatgtgatattgtaccccttAGCCCCGCCCCTAGCCCAAATATCCTTTGTATATTCTTTATAAATACTTGTGTTCCCCATGTACTTTTTGTATTGATTTAttgttaataaaaataaaaaataaattatgtattgtaaagaatgaatgggaATGGGGCCCTGCCAACTGTAGTCGCATATTAGTGACGTAGGTAGTGTTGCTGTAGAAACAAATGAAGCTTCCCGGTCAGTGCTTGTGGCAACAAGAGAGCACGAAAATAGATTTCAACTTGATCGTGTCTGGTTTCATTCGAAGAATAATGTAGCTCGTCAATTTTGGTATATGGTTTTATACTTCAGATCTGGGAGCGAAAGATTACTGTAATAAACTCGCGATGAGTCTCGCTAGAAAGGACACAGACGCCGGGCTAAGGGCACTGGTCGCGAGCACAAACATTAAGCCGGAGCAGAAGGTTCCACAAGTTCTCTCAAAATTACAAGGTAAATTAGTTAGCTAACCTTTTTACATTGAAAAACGTGTTATTTTACTTTGCTTGCACTTGTGTGTTATTCCTGATACCCAACTAACAATCATTCCTTATTTTTCGACATTGAAGATATTCTGAATAGGATATCTGTCCAAGACGATAGAGAGTTGGGTGCGTTCAAAAAGTCCTTGTTCAGCCATGGCATACTTCAATACTGCGCAGGTGACGCCCTCAAACTGAACTATGCCAAAGTTGAAGGAGGCTACGCAACTGCCACTCAGTTGGCAGAAATTCTCAGGTATGATTTTAGAATCTTGAACCACACAACCACAACAAAAAGGAACAACCAAATCTGTGTTGTCTATTACTCTGCACTAAAACAAACAACCCTAGACACTACCAATGGACAATACCTACCCCAGATACTACTTCAAGGCCCTGATAGAACTGATGGGGTGGAATAATAATTGATGCAAACAGATCTATGAAGGTGGGGGTCATATATCTGTAGTAGTGATTTGACATTGATTTATTTGTGTGCATATGCAAATTCCTTTAGCTCCTGCTGTGTGGGTGTGGACATGGGCGGAGACACTGAGGCCTTCCATAGGCGGCTGCTCCCATCCGTCACAGACAGCCTGCTGTCATTGGCCAGTCGGCTGATGAACAGAGCTTTGGCAGTAAGGGACAAAGTTTTTTTGAAGTTTGGAATGTCCTCAACAAAAATATGTCTactcacatatctctctctgtaggggaATGGGCAGCCTGAAATGTTTCGTTTCTTCAAGAAAGTGATGGGCTCTGTGTGTTGGCTTCTGAAAGCCCATGGTCACCTGGCCGCACAAGGTGAGATCTAAAGTCCAATACCAAACAGACCCCTTACCTAACTAACGATGcccccccctcttttctctctcttagtCCTGCAGTCAGACCACTATGAGAGGATGTTAATgagtgaggaaagagagtgggaaccgtgtgtgtgtcactgtggcATCAGCTTCTGACAGCTAACAGGtagcatatcacacacacacacacacacacacacacacacacacacacacacacacacacacacacacacacacacacacacacacacacacacacacacacacacacacacacatcaattaaATTCATTACCCGCTCTTTCTCTGTAGTGAGTTAGTAGCAGGTTTGGGAAAAGGCCCCTTGTCTGTGATTCTGGATGACGTCGTGTACCGAATGGCTCACACATCCAACCCTGTTGTGGGAGGGGCAGCAATTAGGACGCTCCTCCTGGTTGCCCGGCAACAAGAATCCGCCCTGCAGCTTATCATCCATAGGTTCAAAGGTCAGGGGTGGGGTTTGAATATTTCCAGGTTacgatatatattttttttcatggGTTAACTTTATATGCTTGCAAAAGCAATCTTGATGTTTTTTATGGTTTGTGTGTTGCAGGGTTGGAGGGCATGATTGGTCGAGAATGGAGGGGGCGGGGCTTCGATGAGGAAGTGGACCAACTGATAAAGCTGCTGCACAGAGAAGTCTCCAAACCAGCTGATCACACAGAGGTAAAATATAGGGTGTTTGTtgttgttcgtgtgtgtgtgtgccttacactctctctgtgttatcAGACGTGGCCAGAGGAGTGTGTGAGAGCGGCGTGTGTCATCCAGGCAGCGTGGAGATCCTATCAGAccaggaggagagtgaagagtctGCCTAGAGCTGTCAGATCACTGCAGAGGagcttcaggtgtgtgtgtgtgtgggctttaTTCTCTCATCGATCTATGATCATGTtttgtattgatgtgtatattttttgtaattccagggttcatctgtaaaagagacgtTGGTTTCAGCATGACTTCCTGTTAAAATAAAGGCTAAATTAGATCATAATAATTCCAGGCAgttaagcgtgtgtgtgtgtgcccatgtgtgtgtgtgtgtgtgtgtgtagggagcgGCGGCGGAGGAGAGCGCAGCAGGCTCAGGCTGTGTGCTGGGAGGAGGAGCTGAGACTACAGCTGTGTGTCAGGAGACAGAGAGCCAGGAGAGAGTTCCATCAGAAACAACTACAGCTACTGCAGCTACTGCCCCCAGGTACACACTATCTGTTACAGCAGAGACAGAGCGGAATGATGCCCGTTTGTTTGCTTAGTTAGGCCTGCCATCTACagccttcgtgtgtgtgtgtgtgtttgtgtgtgtgtgtaggtcaggtGCAGCAGTACCTCGGGGAGGTGGAGAGGCAGGCTGCAATACAGATCCAGAGGGTTTGGCGAGGCCACCGAGAGAGACGAAACTTCCAGCTACGgagaaacgcacacacacagcacagagctgCTGTTGTCCTGCAGagaacagtattaacacacacacagcacagagctgCTGTTGTCCTGCAGagaacagtattaacacacacacacagcacagagctgCTGTTGTCCTGCAGagaacagtattaacacacacacacagcacagagctgCTGTTGTCCTGCAGagaacagtattaacacacacacacagcacagagctgCTGTTGTCCTGCAGagaacagtattaacacacacacacagcacagagctgCTGTTGTCCTGCAGagaacagtattaacacacacacagcacaagaGCTGCTGTTGTCCTGCAGagaacagtattaacacacacacacagcacagagctgCTGTTGTCCTGCAGagaacagtattaacacacacacacagcacagagctgCTGTTGTCCTGCAGagaacagtattaacacacacagcacagagctgCTGTTGTCCTGCAGagaacagtattaacacacatacacacagcacagagctGCTGTTGTCCTGCAGagaacagtattaacacacacacacacagcacagagctgCTGTTGTCCTGCAGAGAAcagcattaacacacacacacagcacagagctgCTGTTGTCCTGCAGagaacagtattaacacacacacacagcacagagctgCTGTTGTCCTGCAGagaacagtattaacacacacacacagcacagagctgCTGTTGTCCTGCAGAGAACAGTCTGCTGTTGTCCTGCAGagaacagtattaacacacacacacagcacagagctgCTGTTGTCCTGCAGagaacagtattaacacacacacacagcacagagctgCTGTTGTCCTGCAGagaacagtattaacacacactcacatgcacttCTAATAGACTACCCCTGTTGTAAGCAGAAGCTGAACACAGCGATCAAACAAATCTAGCATGCAGCAACATCTGAATTCATCTTGACAGTTTTTTGTCCCTCCTGTTAGGTCCTTCGCTTTCTGAAGAGGCGGAGAGCTGAGAaagcccctccttccctctccccttggATTGGTCCTCGGGGTTTGACTGACAGTCGGAGGGCGGAgctgaagagagaggtggaggaacatattgccctGCACCCGGTGATTCTGAATATTACTTCAAgttgtgtgtttggttttactatccttgtcgGGACCAGatgtcctcacaaggatagtaaaacaaggaatatttggacaagtggggacatttcactcggtgttgacagagagagagtgtgtctgtaacgagtgtgtatgtgtgtgtaacgaTCTCTGTGTAATGATCTGTGTCTGTGTAacggatctctctctctgtgtgtgtaacgatctctttctgtgtgtgtagtcctctgtGGTGTCTCTAGAGGGCAGTAGGGAGCTCCATGCTCAGACCCAAGCCTTGCTGCTCCAGCATctacaggggagagaggcagagctgagagaacacactcacacacacgcctTGCTGGCACAGATCAACACCGACCTGGAACTACTGCTGAGTAGgtatcacacacacgcacaccaatctctctctctcttcctctttctctcccttcatccatctttctctctcagatGCCCCCTCACTCAGTGTCGCCACAGTAACCGACTGTGACGTGTTCAGGAGTCGCTCTGCCCCCGTAGCCGCCCGCGCCCGGCAATCCCACAATGCCTTGCTCCAGTCCGGTCGCCTGCCTTGGTGGAAGATGCTGGGTGATGGTGACATCACCTGTCCAGAATCAGAATCCGCCCACAAAGACCACCGGCTGGAGGCAGAGTTTAACTCTCTGTATTTAGGAGGTAGCTGACGACGTTGTTCCACAACAGTATTGTAACGCTGTTATAACATTGTCATAGGGCTGTTGTAATAATGTCATTATGCTCTGGAATTCAACCAATCATGGGTTTCAGTCTGGACTGTggttagttgaatcaggtgtgttactgCAGTGGTCTTTTCATCGGTCTCTGTGTGGCTGGCCCCTTCAGGAAGAGTTTCAGTCTAAGGAATTGGAAAGCAATTTTGTGTACAGAAGTCTGCATTAAAGTTTGTACTTTTCTACTATTATGTCATTGTGTGTCCTGACTGTAGAGACTTTCAGTCATTTTGATAAGTGGAGTTTTTATTTGTTGTCCAACTCACATGCCAGTGTTGAATTTGTGTTAACAGAGTGTCCAGAGTGTCTACGCAACACCAGCAGTCATTATGTTATTACACACACCcagaaaacacacataccacaaaGATTTGATTGGCCAATGTTTATTTTCAGCATTTTACAATGAACAGCATTTatcagacagaaacattatcataAAGCTGACAGAATGAAGACAGAGACATAATACATCTTTTTCTGTACCGTAGTTTCACATAGATATTTATTCTGACTCCTGCATATTGGCAGTTTGACATATCTTATTACCAGGGCCCAGAgttagtctgtcagggcccagagtTAGTCTGTCAGGGCAGGGCCAGAGTTAGTCTGTCAGGgaccagggcccagagttagtctctcagggcccagagttagtctgtcagggcccagggcccagagttagtctgtcagggcccagagttagtctgtcagggcccagggctcagagttagtctgtcagggaccagggcccagagttagtctgtcagggcccagagttagtctgtcagggcccagagttagtctgtcagggcccagggctcagagttagtctgtcagggcccagagttagtctgtcagggcccagggctcagagttagtctgtcagggaccagggcccagagttagtctgtcagggcccagagttagtctgtcagggcccagagttagtctgtcagggcccagagttagtctgtcagggcccagggcccagagttagtctgtcagggcccagagttagtctgtcagggcccagggctcagagttagtctgtcagggaccagggcccagagttagtctgtcagggcccagagttagtctgtcagggcccagggctcagagttagtctgtcagggcccagagttagtctgtcagggcccagagttagtctgtcagggcccagggctcagagttagtctgtcagggaccagggcccagagttagtctgtcagggcccagagttagtctgtcagggcccagagttagtctgtcagggcccagggccCAGGGCTCAGAgttagtctgtcagggcccagggctCAGAGTTAGTCTGTCAGGTCCCAGAGctagtctgtcagggcccagagttagtctgtcagggcccagggctcagagttagtctgtcaggtcccagagttagtctgtcagggcccagagttagtctgtcagggcccagagttagtctgtcagggcccagggctCAGAGTTAGTCTGTCAGGTCCCAGAGctagtctgtcagggcccagagtTAGTCTGTCAGGGCTGAACCACAAACAAAATGATAAGTCATTTGAAAGCAGGCAGAGACATTTAGGGTTGATTCAATCAGATCCACTTTGTCCAACATCCGCACAGCGGTCGTTTCGGCGGTGCCGGAGGTAGGACTGCGTTAgaagctgtcaaatccacaagcgcctcctggcattatacctaaagcggacattgccattggctgcacggaGTGGCATGAgcagaaatcccatgcagccttgtttcTAAGTCAGAACGGTGGAATGTGAGATGTGATCTACACCTCCATTATGATGATAGAAACTATTTGGTTAAATGTTTTTCAATGTGAGCGTCATTATTTCTATAGAGCCTCCACTTTCTCCTTCTGAACTTCTAACGCCAGTGCGACAGTGTGGCTTTGTGACAATGATCGCAAGAGCAGCTGCTCgccgatttgacagctccaacgcAGATCCACCTCCAGCAAAGGCAAAACATCCGCTATGCAGGTGTCTGCTTTTGCCGGTTAacacttgatctgattgaatctaggccttcgTTTTTTGAGgtgcacacacactaacacaggcATCACATGCGCACACACGTTGGTCGCCttcccctgctcagacgttgcattCATCAACCAGTGGTTCCGTGCCACGTCATCGACTGCTGTCGGGCATCAGGTTGCTATGAaatatgatgtggttagctgatacttAAAATACCTTTCCAGAAGATGTAACATCTGGCAACGCCTGGGCAGAGGAACGCCTATTATCTAAGATGTGTTCATTAAAGGGCTTCCAGGGCCGGGTCCCAGGGCAGTATTGATCATGCCCATGTGGGCATCGACCAATCACATAGTTTGTTAGAAGGAATGGCTGGAGACAGGTGGCCAACCGGGCCCGCCCAGCCGGACGTGATTGGGTGGCTGTGGGTGGCTCTCACTGTTGATTGGTCCGTGAAGCTGGGCGCAGGGAGAAGAGGCAGGACTCCCGTCTGTACGCCCGACCGTCCACAAACAAGGGTACTGACTGAAGACACACACCTTGCTTTATAAACAAAAACTCAGTAGATTCTAAACAGCTATATCATGTCTTATTCTACTTATTCTATATCTATGTTTTCGTGTCGTACCTGTTGCTATTGGTGGACGGGGGTGAGGAGGGTGTGGTCACGGGTAGGGCTGAGGAGGAGGGGCCCGGGAGGAGACACTGGACCAGCCATCAGGACCCCCAGACAACACCTGTAGCCcctcagacagagagactggagggagggttggagatgAGGGTGAcgaggagagcgagacagaggaacGGAGAACGACAGGGacaagggaagagggaagaggtcagGCTGGTGTGATAGCTTACATTTTCAACTAAAGTTAAAAGAGGATTTggacgagagagatggagagatggcggTGTGTCTCACCAGAAGGGTGCGTGCGGTGCGGCAGGTAGGAGGGGGGGTAGGGAGCTGGCCTGGGGGGGTAGTGCTTGTACCCATGAGGGGGGGCGAGAGGCAGACCCCCGCTATAGGGGAAACTAGGACCCCCACCTGAACACAGCGAGTCTGGGTTAGACAGAAACCAGCCACCTATGGGAAGAAGAAACACACACGGTTTAAAAGTGGATTATTGTTATTTAGtagattcaaataatcaaattaGTCCTAAAGGCCCACTCACAGTGTTGAATTCCCATATGGCTATCAAATGGGGACTCCAATGGACTGTTCGGGTGGTTCCTGCAAATACAATAATTCAATGATAACCTACATGAGTTCACTCTGTGAACTGGTGCGATTCAAAGAAGCAAGAGATACAGCGTTACAGTGACTAGTGTGAGACCTGTGCTAACCATGCTAATTGTGTTAGCAAATATGTGTAAACAGctaaggtatgtgtgtgtgtgtgtgtgtgtgtgtgtgtgtgtgtgtgtgtgtgtgtgtgtgtgtgtgtgtgtgtgtgtgtgtgtgtgtgtgtgtgtgtgtgtgtgtgtgtgtgtgtgtgtgtgtgtgtgtgtgtgtgtgtgtgtgtgtgtgtgtgtgtgtgtgtgtgtgtgtgtgtgtgtgtgtgtgtgtgtgtgtgtgtgtgtgtgtg is a window of Oncorhynchus gorbuscha isolate QuinsamMale2020 ecotype Even-year unplaced genomic scaffold, OgorEven_v1.0 Un_scaffold_590, whole genome shotgun sequence DNA encoding:
- the LOC124018926 gene encoding IQ calmodulin-binding motif-containing protein 1-like — encoded protein: MSLARKDTDAGLRALVASTNIKPEQKVPQVLSKLQDILNRISVQDDRELGAFKKSLFSHGILQYCAGDALKLNYAKVEGGYATATQLAEILSSCCVGVDMGGDTEAFHRRLLPSVTDSLLSLASRLMNRALAGNGQPEMFRFFKKVMGSVCWLLKAHGHLAAQGEI
- the LOC124018925 gene encoding IQ calmodulin-binding motif-containing protein 1-like; translated protein: MAHTSNPVVGGAAIRTLLLVARQQESALQLIIHRFKGLEGMIGREWRGRGFDEEVDQLIKLLHREVSKPADHTETWPEECVRAACVIQAAWRSYQTRRRVKSLPRAVRSLQRSFRERRRRRAQQAQAVCWEEELRLQLCVRRQRARREFHQKQLQLLQLLPPGQVQQYLGEVERQAAIQIQRVWRGHRERRNFQLRRNAHTQHRAAVVLQRTVLRFLKRRRAEKAPPSLSPWIGPRGLTDSRRAELKREVEEHIALHPSSVVSLEGSRELHAQTQALLLQHLQGREAELREHTHTHALLAQINTDLELLLNAPSLSVATVTDCDVFRSRSAPVAARARQSHNALLQSGRLPWWKMLGDGDITCPESESAHKDHRLEAEFNSLYLGGS